CTTCAGCACAGGGAACAACACCCACCACCGAACCGAAAAAAGCAGATGAATTGCTGCTGGAAGTAAAAGGATACTTGATTCCCACCAAACAGATTTCAGTCAGCCCGATTGACGTGGCTGGGCGGGTGAAGGAACTGTTTATTGAAGAAGGGAAACGGTTTTCCAAGAATGCCATTTTGGCCACCATTGAAAGCACCCCCTATCAGGCACAGCATGCTGAAGCGGTGGCAAATGTCGCAGCAGCGGAAGCTCGCTACCAGGAACTTGTTTCGGGCAGCAGACCAGAAGAATTGGACCAGGCCAAAGCAGAACTGGAAGATGCCATGGCCACTCTGGATCAGTTTAAACTGGAATGGGATCGCTTGAAAAAACAGAACTCCGGCGGCTTCATTTCCCAGCGGGAATACGAACAGGCAGAAGCGAACTATCTCACCAGCATCAAACGGGTAGATGCTCGGCAGAAAGCGTTCAAATTACTGGAACTTGGCCCACGTCAGGAGCGGCTGGACGCAGCCAAGGCAGAATTGGATTCTGCAAAGGCCCGGCTGGCACAATCCCAGTGGCGTATCGATAACTGCACCATCCGCTCTCCGGTGGCAGGTATTATCCTGACCAAATCGGCTGAAGTGGGCAGTCTGGTGAATCCGGTGGTCGGTGGGGTTTCCACAAGTCTTTGTAATATTGCTGACTTACGCAAAATTGAAGTGGATCTGGAAGTTCAGGAGCGAAATATCAGTTCGATCGAAGACGACCTTGCCTGCAAGATACGTGCTGACGCCTGGCCAGACCGTGTTTACGAAGGCTATGTCGAACGGATTATGCCGATCGCCAACCGCGCCAAAAGCGTGGTACCGGTGCGTGTGAAAGTGGTGATCCCACCCACAGAGATTCAGGGGAGTTACCTGAAGCCGGAAATGAGCGTGACCGTGCAGTTCTACAACCGCAAAGTGACCGAAGAATACAAGAAGAAGGTGCTGGCAGACGAAGAGCTGGATATTATTCCGGATATTTCGCAGGAAACACCACCAAAAACCAAACCAGAACCAAAGAAAAATTTCCCCAAAGGCTCTTAAGGGATTCTTTAGTACCGAAATAACGATCATCCTGATTCACAAACTGTAGTTCACTTATGGCACTTGCAAAAGAACCGCTGGTTGAAGTGGTTGACCTTTACAAACGATTCACTCGTGGCTCCGAACAGATTCGTGTGCTGGAACAATTGTCCCTGACCGTACCTCGGGGCGAGTTTCTGGCACTGATGGGCCCGTCTGGCTCTGGAAAAACCACCCTGCTCAACCTGATTGCTGGCCTGGATACCCCATCCGGTGGCAATATCTATGTGGGTGGGGAACACATTTCGGCAATGAGTGAAAGTGAACTGGCTCGCTGGCGAACTCGCAGTGTCGGTTTTATCTTTCAGTTCTACTACCTGTTACCCGTGCTGACTGCTTACGAAAATGTGGAATTGCCACTGCTGTTACTCCCACTGACGAAAGCCCAGCGACACAAGCAGGTCACCAATGCACTGGATCTGGTGGGACTGGCACAGCGGATGGACCACCGCCCAGGAATGTTGTCTGGCGGGCAGCAACAGCGGGTGGGGATTGCCCGTGCAATTGTTACCGACCCTTCTCTGATTGTGGCCGATGAACCAACCGGTGACCTTGATTCCAAGTCTGCCGATGAAATCCTGAATCTGATGAATGTTCTTTGCCAGGATCTGAACAAAACGATCATCATGGTGACTCACGACCCGCACGCCGCTGATCGCGCAATGCGAACACTGCACCTGGATAAAGGGCGATTGGTGATTGATGACACCCGCACCGCAGAACTGGCGAAGAGGCAATAACCGTGCAGCGATTGGACAATACTCTGTTTTTCCATCTGATGATGCGGCTGAGGTAACCACCCAATGAATTCCTACATTCCGGATTTTGTGCTGTACGAAGCGACGGGGCAGGTTACCAAGCTGATGTTGACCTTCACGCTGGTCGCGTTTATCGTTGCTTTGTTAACTTTGCCAATCTTTCTGATCAAACTGGCGTTTTTGCGAAGCTGGTTCTGGGCTGCGGAAGCCAGGCGGGAAGGGAAAATTCGCGCCCACATCATTTATGTGTTGTTTCCCATCTTCAGTCTGGCAGCCACCATTATTTCGCTGGGTTATTTTGGTGGGTTCGATATTTTTCAAAAACGCCCCTACGGCACCAAAGGTTCCATTCAGCGGACAATTGAAGCAAAGTATAACGACAAAACTCGTGGTGTGCTGGAAAAGATGGT
The Zavarzinella sp. DNA segment above includes these coding regions:
- a CDS encoding efflux RND transporter periplasmic adaptor subunit, whose protein sequence is MNDQSNHDSNGNGSHATLVNRLKELNLTDRVDKTGTSRGTAWLPWLLCIMLGIGWSTFAIKSFRPPDDGKKPLAKMKGGPPSAQGTTPTTEPKKADELLLEVKGYLIPTKQISVSPIDVAGRVKELFIEEGKRFSKNAILATIESTPYQAQHAEAVANVAAAEARYQELVSGSRPEELDQAKAELEDAMATLDQFKLEWDRLKKQNSGGFISQREYEQAEANYLTSIKRVDARQKAFKLLELGPRQERLDAAKAELDSAKARLAQSQWRIDNCTIRSPVAGIILTKSAEVGSLVNPVVGGVSTSLCNIADLRKIEVDLEVQERNISSIEDDLACKIRADAWPDRVYEGYVERIMPIANRAKSVVPVRVKVVIPPTEIQGSYLKPEMSVTVQFYNRKVTEEYKKKVLADEELDIIPDISQETPPKTKPEPKKNFPKGS
- a CDS encoding ABC transporter ATP-binding protein; this translates as MALAKEPLVEVVDLYKRFTRGSEQIRVLEQLSLTVPRGEFLALMGPSGSGKTTLLNLIAGLDTPSGGNIYVGGEHISAMSESELARWRTRSVGFIFQFYYLLPVLTAYENVELPLLLLPLTKAQRHKQVTNALDLVGLAQRMDHRPGMLSGGQQQRVGIARAIVTDPSLIVADEPTGDLDSKSADEILNLMNVLCQDLNKTIIMVTHDPHAADRAMRTLHLDKGRLVIDDTRTAELAKRQ